One Scylla paramamosain isolate STU-SP2022 chromosome 5, ASM3559412v1, whole genome shotgun sequence genomic region harbors:
- the LOC135100795 gene encoding phosphatidylinositol phosphatase PTPRQ-like translates to MKYILFYLAAFVTACAAADLGYVENFHVKEFGTGYIKVAWDFIDGDTNFPLHKYSLTIDSDLTSEFKCSSSSCSRIIEDLDACIEHVFDLVPIFYTPTGDDTNGQLATTTGYTTDEIPGAVSNIMVTADTDAATSFKWNQPIVNSRCVDAYSVCYRLDGETDNPCVESNSTTVTVKNMSACATYHVTVTPLTPSRKEGPTIEHVFKTHDGVPGKPEDVHVGLITPETIQLLWNNPSDNFLCLERFRITIGETHAKIVRPAMRAVSGYDNEFTFTPLFPCTNYTIDICSANEAEMTSDKVIMFAATEETDPLAPPTVTVTPSGPDTIKVSWGDNENDRCSGSFEVCWYDGVHPVEQCQEVGGDGDNNLVVHDLLPCSNYDFSVTVHSPSGTFVSNSTFNSTSTEDVRPGPVVNLHVVDVDVTEMTVRCEPPAVDPQCAKEVITRVIDENAKSQRVVRKSNFEETIYGLEPCTDYRILVSTKSSSGLQSEERETRDRTLDAIPSEPQAFNVTDVTTTSVTLHWFRPATNPRCATDYALEWAGNLDTGNITISDTSSFKIVYVVDGLQSCTNYIFTLNAESSDGSGPATTLTQKTDC, encoded by the exons ATgaagtatattttgttttacttagCGGCCTTCGTGACAGCCTGTGCTGCTGCAGACCTCG GTTATGTTGAAAACTTCCACGTTAAGGAATTCGGGACTGGTTACATAAAGGTTGCATGGGATTTCATCGACGGCGACACCAATTTTCCTCTGCATAAATACTCGCTAACCATTGACTCCGACTTGACAAGCGAATTCAAATGCAGCTCATCGAGTTGTTCCAGGATTATAGAAGACCTGGACGCCTGCATTGAACATGTATTCGACCTGGTGCCAATATTCTACACCCCAACGGGTGATGATACGAACGGACaactcgccaccaccaccggatACACCACAGATGAGA TCCCGGGCGCGGTGAGCAATATCATGGTGACGGCCGATACCGACGCTGCGACAAGCTTTAAGTGGAACCAACCAATTGTGAACTCAAGGTGCGTCGACGCTTACAGCGTGTGCTACCGCCTGGACGGGGAGACAGATAACCCTTGTGTGGAG TCCAACTCAACGACAGTCACCGTGAAGAATATGTCTGCCTGCGCCACTTACCACGTCACCGTGACTCCCTTGACTCCGTCCAGGAAGGAAGGACCAACGATAGAACACGTGTTCAAGACCCACGATGGAG TGCCCGGCAAACCCGAGGACGTGCATGTGGGACTCATTACTCCGGAAACCATCCAACTCCTGTGGAACAATCCATCAGATAACTTCCTCTGCTTGGAGAG GTTCCGCATCACCATCGGAGAGACACACGCAAAGATAGTGAGGCCTGCGATGAGGGCAGTTTCAGGTTACGACAATGAGTTTACATTCACTCCACTTTTCCCGTGTACCAATTACACAATCGACATCTGCTCGGCTAATGAGGCCGAGATGACTAGCGACAAGGTCATCATGTTCGCCGCCACCGAGGAGACAG ACCCACTGGCGCCACCCACTGTCACGGTGACTCCCAGCGGACCCGACACCATCAAAGTAAGCTGGGGCGACAACGAGAACGACCGCTGTTCAGGGAGCTTCGAAGTGTGTTGGTATGATGGCGTGCACCCTGTGGAGCAATGTCAGGAAGTTGGAGGTGACGGTGACAACAACCTAGTCGTACATGATCTTCTACCGTGTAGCAATTACGACTTTTCAGTCACCGTGCACTCTCCCAGTGGCACCTTCGTTAGTAATTCCACTTTCAACTCTACTTCCACCGAAGATGTCC GTCCTGGCCCCGTGGTGAATCTACACGTTGTCGACGTCGACGTGACGGAAATGACGGTGAGGTGCGAACCGCCAGCTGTTGATCCTCAGTGCGCGAAGGAAGTCATCACCAGAGTCATTGACGAAAACGCTAAGTCACAACGGGTTGTAAGGAAGTCCAATTTTGAGGAAACCATCTACGGACTGGAGCCATGCACCGATTACAGAATTCTAGTCAGCACAAAATCCTCAAGCGGCCTCCAGTccgaagagagagaaacaagagacagGACCTTGGATGCCATACCCTCAGAACCGCAAGCGTTTAATGTCACCGATGTTACGACCACCTCCGTCACTCTTCATTGGTTCCGGCCAGCCACTAACCCACGCTGCGCCACCGATTACGCCCTGGAGTGGGCGGGCAACCTTGACACTGGCAACATCACAATAAGTGACACTTCCTCATTCAAGATAGTGTACGTCGTAGACGGTCTGCAGTCCTGCACAAACTATATCTTCACGCTCAACGCAGAATCGTCAGATGGATCAGGTCCTGCAACCACCCTCACACAGAAGACGGATTGCTGA